Proteins from one Halovivax limisalsi genomic window:
- a CDS encoding ABC transporter ATP-binding protein, which translates to MTAAEPAVRLEAVRRTYQLAEPVHALDGVSLEIPRGSFTAIMGPSGSGKSTLMNLVGCLDTPTDGRVFVDGSDVTQLSGRERTTLRGTAVGFVFQTFNLMPRLTALENVALPQLFRGVGRRERLDRARELLERVGLGDRLEHLPNELSGGQRQRVALARALVNDPALVLADEPSGNLDTETEADVLDLFEDFHDAGTTIVVVTHERHVAERAERIVHLLDGKIERIEELDGVGNDGEIDGVGSDAEPGGAGSDDTHDDAGRGGPR; encoded by the coding sequence ATGACCGCGGCGGAGCCGGCCGTCAGACTCGAGGCCGTCCGGCGGACCTACCAGCTGGCCGAGCCGGTCCACGCCCTCGACGGCGTCTCGCTCGAAATCCCGCGGGGATCCTTCACCGCGATCATGGGCCCGAGCGGGTCGGGCAAGTCGACGCTGATGAACCTCGTGGGGTGTCTGGATACCCCGACCGATGGCCGGGTCTTCGTCGACGGGTCGGACGTCACGCAGCTCTCGGGGCGCGAGCGGACCACGCTCCGCGGGACGGCCGTCGGCTTCGTCTTCCAGACGTTCAACCTGATGCCGCGCCTGACCGCCTTGGAGAACGTCGCCCTGCCCCAGCTCTTTCGCGGCGTCGGTCGGCGCGAGCGCCTCGACCGGGCCCGGGAGTTACTCGAACGCGTCGGATTGGGCGACCGCCTCGAGCACCTGCCGAACGAACTCTCGGGCGGTCAGCGCCAGCGGGTCGCCCTCGCCCGCGCGCTGGTGAACGACCCGGCGCTCGTGCTGGCCGACGAGCCCTCTGGCAACCTCGACACCGAGACCGAGGCGGACGTCCTCGACCTCTTCGAGGACTTTCACGACGCCGGGACGACCATCGTCGTCGTGACCCACGAGCGCCACGTCGCCGAGCGCGCCGAGCGGATCGTCCACCTGCTCGACGGGAAAATCGAGCGCATCGAGGAGCTCGACGGCGTCGGAAACGACGGGGAAATCGACGGCGTCGGGAGCGATGCGGAACCCGGCGGCGCTGGAAGCGACGATACCCACGACGACGCGGGGCGGGGTGGCCC